The Melanotaenia boesemani isolate fMelBoe1 chromosome 17, fMelBoe1.pri, whole genome shotgun sequence genome segment TGCCTTGCAAGAATAAACCACTTCCAACAGCTTGAACGATTCCAGCAATGTAACAAGACCTAGCAACCACCGGAGGAatcgtctgcagctggataAAACTCAGTCCGACTCATCCTTACGAAGTGTAGTAAGTCACAATTACATTTTCAGTATGGTTTTTGTCTGCTGCTAATGTTTCCTTAATGTTTTAGAGTTATAGTTACTTTATTGATACCCATAGATTTGTGCTGCAGCAGAGGAggttatcttttattttttttaaaaaaagggaaacaaaagAGGCACAGGAGGACAAAGACCAAATGGACAAACAGTGAGCAGTCCTCTAAGGTGTGGAAATGAAAATTTCATTGAAGTACATTCAAGTCAGTCTTTGGTCCATAGTTTTTAATGTGGGTTAACATGTGATTCCTGGTCTCAACAAGCCAGCTGACTCACTCACAGCTGATGGTAAAAGTTACAGCTGTCCAGTACTGGGATATTCCTTGAAAATCCTTTAGAAGTTATTGAATTTAAACAACTCAGTTACCTCAGGCCATTCAGTTAGCATGATTTTGGTGAAAGTTCAcataagtgttaaaaaaaaaaaaaagataaattttccattttttttgttgtgtggtAAGAAGTACTGTTCTTGATGCTAACTTTTCTTATAACACAGCTTTAAACAGCTTAGGTGCATGTGGGCTTTCTTAAATGGGCTCCATCCACAGCAATCAATTGCCTGACCTGTTACTGTGTCCTGGCGCCAGGACTGCTCACAACAGTTAGGACATGCACAAGCATTAACTAGGTTTAACAGTTGCTTTCTACAAAAATCAACAAATGCATAATTAAAACTATATATTAAACAATACAGTTTTTACTTAAttgcagcttgttttttttagcctgTGTTGGAATGACTCACTAGAACTTTGATGAATGTCTTGTAGTAACTGGGATAAAAAGAAGTGAACCTTAAAGATTTTCTCTGTTCTCAGTAGCTTGGAGGTTCGCTGCCATCAATGCcttgataaataataaaaaaatataataagacAGAAAACTATTTAAGCAATCTGAAGTGGCATGAGCACGTAATAAGCCAGtatctaaaataaaacacacattgCAAATTCTGAGGTGAAACTTTTTGTTCCATTTAGCTACTGAGCTGCTCTGCAAAACGCCAATCTGCTATTCAGATCAATTATTTTCATGTTCATTATCTTCttggtattttatgttgttttcttttgttctgtttaaaaaCCGGATAAGcatctgtgtaaaatataacGTTATGATTGCTCAACCATGGCCAAGACCAGTCAAAAGATTCTGATATGTTTAAACCAATAGTGGCACCAATTATAACAATTATACACCTCATCGCCATCAAAAAACTCCATAGTTTATTTACACTGTCCTGCTGCTAGAGAAGCAACAGAACCAACGGCAGTCATCTGCAGCTGAATATCCCCAActggtaaaacaaaaataaaacatttttttttttttcataaaaaccaAAGCAATTAGcagattgagaaaaaaaagttccttacattaaaataaatatttgaggTGCATCAAAGGTTTAAAGCTTCAGTAACTCAAAACCAAAGTactgagaagaaaaacagccGTTTTAAAACTCAATTCAATGAAACActtataaaagtttaaaaactattACAAATGCCTTCAGTTCTGAGCTGCATCGCATCCGGTCCTATTTTAagtcttcctttttaaaattgaCCATACTTGACATTCCTGCTGATTTATCAATATGTTATAATAATAACTTATTAATCACTGATCTCTGAAGTGAAAGTCAGAATAATGGACCTTTCAAGATGATGTCTgcaccataataataataataaaaaaaaaaaaacactctccAGCATCCTGATAGGGCAGAATGTCACAGTGATTTCACATGTCcatcatttaaaagagtctCTGCTGTCTCATTGGCTGGGACTCAGCTATCAGTTAATTGGCTCATAGGTCGACGTTGAGCTGTTCCTCTTTTTATGGAGGCAGACACAGACTCCGCCTAGCAAGAGGAGGACCATGGGAGTACCCAGACCCACTGCCATGATGGTGATAACAAGTGGAGAGAACGAATCAACGGGAGGAGAGCCAATGCCCACCAGAACCGCCCTGAAGGACACAGAGAACACAAGCAGAACAGGTCAGCATTTTACTTACTGATAAATCCTGACTTATCGGCAGAATGCAAGAGAATGTACAGACCAGCTGAGGAACATGGTGTTGTTGTAAAATGGATCTCCTGCGAGGCCGAAGCTCACATTCAGTCCCATAGCTTCTGGTTCTGAGTAGAAGCCTTGGATCAGAGCAGATGAAGAAGCTATTGCTTCCCCACTCTGCAAAACTGGATCAGAATAGCGGCATGATGTGGAGTTCTCTAGAGCCGGAAGGGACTGGAGGTATGCCACTGGCTTCCACTGGACAAAACCAAGGATGTCTGAGCTGCCATTTGCCGATGAAACCCACTGAGACACCTGAGGGGTGAAAAGAACAGATTGTGTTTCCACTGAGGGAAAATGCTGAGggactaataataataataataataatggattagatttatatagcgcttttcaaggcacccaaagcgctttacattgtgtgaatccattattcatccactcctcactcatacctggtgatggtaagctacttgtgtagccacagctgccctggggcaagctgacggaaacgtggctgccagtctgcgcctacggcctctccgaccatcaccgaacattcatccacacattcatacaccagcgatgccaacactggaggcaaggagggttaagtgtcttgcccaaggacacaacgacagatggctgcgggagcgggaatcgaaccgccgaccttccaaTCATTGggcgacctgctctaccgcctgagccactgccgccccgtGACTACTCAAAGGATACGTGTTCCAAAACACATGTTCTTCGCTCTGTCTCTCTAAGATGCCATTAAATGTGTCTGAACAGAGATGAAATAAATTTCATCCAGGAATGCACTTCTTCATCGTTTTCATCTCAATTTCTAGAGCAGGACTGAACACAGAACTGTTAATCACCTTGAATATTGTTGGTGTGTACTCATCATCGATGGATCGCCGAACATCCACTCTGCTGAAAGGATAAGCTCCGCCCACTGCCTGCAGCTCCAACAGGAACCTGGAGTTATTTGCTCGTGGCACTATGCCGTCAAGCCACACCTCTACCTGGGAGGAGTTAGCTGAATGAAGGAGCTGGGGCCACGTCTGGGCACGGCCCTCTGAGTCAAAAACTGACAACTGGAAAGGAAAAATGTGCGTGTCAAAAATATATTACTCTGttaaacaactttttctaaaaCGGCCATAGCTACCATGGCAACAGACCTTCAGACAGAGTGATCCATTGCTAAAAGTTGAGTTAGCTCCACAAAGCAAAGCCACGGGACCGGACAAGCGGAGGTGGGACCAGATGAAATCCTGCAGCTCGTATGGAGGGAAAAATTTCGAGGTGGCCTCGGCCGTGTCGTTTACATCATTGTACTCCAGCAACTAAGAGACAAAACCaagaattgtaaaaaaaaaaaaaaaaaaaaaaaaaaaaaaacacctacaaACCTGAGGGAGTCCTTAAATATTATAAAAGTGGACTGGAAGATGTTTCTGACCCGACTGAAGACGATGGCGGTGCTGTACAGGATGCTGCTCTGTGGCTCCACCGTCAGGCTGCCACTATTGTTACGGGCCAAAAACTCAGGCCAGTTCACCTGAGATGCAACACAAATGTTCATGTTTACTTACACATGTATTagaatatttacaataaataatattaataataataatagtaataataataataaaaaacgcCTGGTGCATCCAACATGcaacctaaaaaataaaaaaaaaacacagaaaattgtTCATTATGATTTAATCCAATTTCTCCATTCATTCTTTAATAATAGACTAAAATAATCAAACTCTGGCAGGTATTAACATAATAACTATCATAATTAAACGCCTGCTCTGCTGAAGTAAGGACTCTGCACTGAATTTGgctgaaatataaattttatatgAACAAAGTGTTTTGAAATCTTCCTAATGATTTAAACATTAGTTGCTCTGTGTTGAGGAAGCAATGTTAGACTTGTGGTTGTTTCATCGTGATATTTTCAGTTTATGTCCAGCAGTTGctcattaaacacacacatgcaagcaactgaacatttattttcattttaatgcatgAAGCAGCAACGTGCTTTGTGGAGGATGCAGCTTATGGAAGATTCTGGTATGctgtaaatgtaataaatagTCATTTAACAGGTGCTGTtctatgtacaaaacaaacatattccACAAAACAACAAGTCTAATTTCAGATGTCTATTTAGGAAGCTTTGGTTTAAGATAACAGCATAATCCTGCACTAAACCCATCATACCGAGAAGGTTTATTCTTGAGTTTTTGTACCAATTCAGTAGCGAGTTCATTTGAAAGCAGCGTTTAACCTCTTAAACTGagtcatttttcagttttctgtccACAGTAAAGACCTTATCTCTCTGAAGCAGACTACTGATCTTAACATCTATTGTTTCTAACCAAAAGCCAAAGTTCAACATTATACATGACAATGTCATCATGTCACTGACAACACAAACACCTGAAGGCAATTTCACTGTTTGaactctctttttcttttttcctcaggtTTAATGGCAGTAACTGTTTATCAatcttcagttttttgtttttttgtggggttttttaaTCCCATACAGTTAAATCTATGTTCCAGCAGAGACACAGGCTTTTACAGGCACTTTATGAGTGGCGTCTACAGGATGTATTTGCCTAAGAGTGTGCAGACTCCCAAACAGGGAAAATGCAGTAGATGCTTTGTTGGCAGTAGCTGGGCTTTCACATGAAATCCACCAAGAtggaatatttacatttatatgcactgcctcttttaaatgaattaaaataaacatctgacATAGCGTTACTCTGAACCAATTGGGAGAAAAACAAGCCTGACAGGCTATGTTTGCGTTCATATATTAATGATGTTTCATGTGTCTGTTTAGTGCATTGGTTGTGCATTTTCACTAACACAAGACGACTGAAGATGTCAGTTTTTCTGTTGTAATcttaacataaaacaattacTTACCTCCTTTATTGTCTAAGTGTTTATTGTCTACATCCTGACTAGAGTACCAGTTAAGGAACGATAGTCTTATTTTAAGTGGTAAAAGTACAAAGTATGCCTTTAACTTCTAGTGCTTGACTGTATTTTGATAAGCACCCATTGACATCGGTGTTAACAACAATGCATACCTGTGGGAACGTTTCGATTTTAAGCTGAGGTATTTGGATGTGTAcagcaaaaaagtaaaaactctaATCCATAATTAACCAAAGCATaaaattaacaacaaaaaacaaaaaattaatcacaattattcAAATGacagttaaacatgaaaaaaaaatcctttttgcGACCATATCATAGATGTACATTACCACACAGCAAAAACAATGGAATGGAAATCTtgtcattattatcattactaCAGTTGCTGGTTATTTATCTGTGATAGCTTAAAGTATAGAAATACCACCAGACCGTGACAGTGGAGGAAGAAGAGTTGGTGTGGACAAGCAGCAGCGTTGGCGCCCCCTGGCTGCAGAACAAGAAGTGCAGCGTGTCGTTATCTCCCACAGCTCTCACGTGCAGCAGATCACCACCAGGGGGGGGTGAGGTAGAGTTGGGGTTCAACTGCACCGAAATCTGAAACAtgacaaaggaaagaaaacaaatttattgtAAATCAGTCAAAGGTGTTAACAGCTCACTGATTGGTTCGTTGATCAGATCAGGTGAAAGTAATTTTacatgatgaaaacaaaaacctgttcAGAAGGATTTAATCAATGTGGACAGAATAGAAATGTTTGGAGATAAGATTacagttgtttttgtctttttcaacCAGTTTAGATAACAGATCACATGATTGTTGGTGTTTCTAATCTTTTTATGAGAAAGAAACCGggacaaactaataaaaactcaGAGTTTTAATCAGACAGATCTTTTATGTGtcttaaaggtttaaaatgatTGAAACTGGCTTGTTAATTCAGCTTGACTCTGCAGGCTAAAATGTGAAGAAACAAaggtttaaaaaacagtttaaactgaaaaaaaactgtaatctGAACACAGACTCTTTGTTAAATATAACGTATTGTAAGAAGTAATCTACATTAAACTGACACCAAGATGTATTAACATGGTGTATTAAGTTATTTAATTATACTGAAAGTACATCAAATTATATTTGACTGTAATGTGCCTATTTAAGAAAATACGGaatattacaaaaagaaaaatgaataggTGCAATAATACCAGCCTGACATCAAACACACAGCAAAAAAGAGACTACATCTTAATGGGTgcagaaatgtttctttaaaggGATAGAACTAGcagaaccaaacaaacaaagtaataataataataataataacaacaataataataaaacataataataataaagaaaacaaagattcaagGGTTTTCAGGTTTAAAGCGTAGAAGGCCTTAAGTTTGACGCTAAAGTCTGATCAGTATTTTCACTTCCTACATCTTGTCTTGTTCCTGATAGCTTTTATTCTTGTTCAATCTGAGTAAAGTAAGTTAAGTTTAATGCtgacatatatacatacaaacgcccaatttttgttttgtatattgTACATatgcaataatttaaaaaagaacctTTCCCTTCTTTTGCTCTTTGTTGTCTAATTCCAAACTCTCATTTTGTTTGCTCACCTGTCTTTTGTACGTCTCTGCTCTGTGGACCCAACTTTGACAcgaagtaaaaacacaaacaagtaaAACGACACAAACTCCACCGCTTCGTGTTTTCGCTGCAGCCGCCATCTCCGTTGTGACCGATCTGCGCTTCGGATCACATGACTTCCTCTCTCATGTCAGCTGACTGCGGAGAGGACCCGCCCATCGCGCATAATCTTACACCATTACGGGTTAAATGTCTTaagcattaaaataataataataataataataataataataataataataataataataataataataataataataataataataataataataataataataataataataataaataaaaaattactcaACTATACGCTATTATTAAATcagttatataaataaagagcTCAGCTGTCAAATTTCTCATAATGGTTCTGCAAAGTAAAATCATCCTCATTTCAAATTTCCGTCATCcattttcatttagatttatagttttaaagctaaattattaaaagcttttaatgatGTAGGACTGAAactgccaaaaaataaatacagaaatataaaaatggctcaataaacaaacttatattaattgattaatttaaccaaaaatattttaaaaatcgtTTTTCCCTTAAGAAactaataaaattaattcaatGTTGTATTTATactataaatatgtatttttccatgtaattttcagtttaattaatttctttagtggtgtttttttcccctccattGCTTTTCATGTCTATAGATTTGCTTATTCCCAAAGTTTCTGtatattattttcatctgacattttattttttctatgaaagctatattatatatactatatagtatatatacaatattactttaaaattttagaaataaaccATAGAAACACTCtctcttctttatttatatgCAATTTAACTACAAAAACCTATGTTTGTGTAACACTGAATGCTATTTTAAGGATATTGTTGGCTATGTGAGAGCTTCTTTACAAGTGCATCATTGATCATATATTCTTAACTGGAATATTGTAGTAACACAGAGTGCTCTTCATGGTTTGTCGTCTTCATATTGAGCCCAAACCTCAACATACAGTGTCTGGTATCTGGTATTTTTGATCACTAAACTTAGACcaacacatatatatatatatatatatatatatatatatatatatatatatatgtatatataccaAATTAACTGAAGACTTGGATAGGATAATCAGGGCAGCATATAATGTTATCTTATGTTGTTTATCTGTTATAGTTATCCCATGTTTACCAGTGTAGGTCCTAATTGCCTCAATCATAGGTTCTATAGCAGAGTAAATAGGAGAGGGGAAAGAGGACATCCTTGTCTTGTACGGTTTTGTAAATCTGAAAATTTGAAGATCGTACATCATTAGTAATAACTGCTGCAAGGGGATCACAATATAAAACCTTAACccatttaataaacaaatttcCTAGGCCAAATTTACTAAATGTGTAGAACAGGGAAGGCCATTCAATGTGGTTGAAAGCCTTTCCACATTTAATGTAATCACCATACCTTGGATTAGTTGTTGAATGGTATTCAGCAGCTCATGTAAATTATTCACAGCCAGCTTGATCTTATTTAACAAGGGAAGGAAGTGCCTTTTCCAGGCAAACAGCAAGAAATTTAGAAAGAAGTTTCAAATccacatttaataataaaattggCCTGTAAGACGcattgttttcctttcttttaacaaagaaatattaGCCTcccttagaaaaaaaacaaacaaaaaaaaaaaaaaaaaaaacaaagaacaaaaaacaaatacctCTTAAATAAGTcagtgtaaatatttaaaaagggaTCAACAAGGAGGTTCTGAAATTCTTTATACAATTCTATACCAAGCCCATCCGGTCCAGGtgattttccagatttcccaTTATTAGCTTTCAATAATTCCTCTTTAGACAAAGGAACATTCAGATCTGTTTCTGATCTTCTGACAAACTGGGAAGCTTCATGGAGGACAATAAAGCATCTCTTGCTTGATGCACACCTGGGTTTGAGTCAGATTTATAGATTCTGGTAAAAGTACTTAAATGTATCATTGATCATTTTAGCATTGAATAACTGCCATAGGGATCTATAATGAAAGTCCGTTTTATTCTGTCAGGCCAAACAGGTCAAACACTGTCTCTGTGCTCATGTAGTTTTTGCTTAGCACATCTAATTGTCCCTTCTGCCTGCTTTGTCAGTAACTTATCAAAAGCAGAGCAGGGATCTCTTCCAAGACTCTGAAGTTGGATTTGTGTTTCAAATTTTATAGATTCTAGAATTTTCCTGTCTTTACATGGATTTTACTGGGGGTTGAAATAAGGCTTCGTGGAAAGGTTTTATACACCCCTTTCCTGGTTTTAGCCTTGGCTTTTCCCCATGTAGTGTGGGTTCTTTTTAGGTACCCCAATTTTCTCCCACACACAGTTTTggagtccaaaaacatgcatgcttAGTTAATTGGCAATTTATAATTAACCCTAgctgaatggttgtttgtcttgcTCATGATACACACCCTCCCAACCAGACTTTGAACTGGAGtgagcaggtatagaaaatggatggtttcagattgaaaacagttttactgAGAAGACCAAGGTGAGTTAAACAGTTGTTTaccataaataaatcaaagaaataCCAGAAAAACTTTATCAGGTTCTGAACTTGGTTTTATTAAGTTTCAGTGAGTCGTCTGGTCCCCACacgtacatacacacacatacaaacaaacacacattctcGGAGTGACTCTGATGTTGTAATGGGTTAACCTAGATCTACTCCGCTCCTTGGCCTCCCATCTGCTCatctttgtctttcttcttgTGACCGGAGACGATGTCATCGATACGCAACAACAAGATGGCCGTCTGCAAAACACAAGACAAGTGAGTCAAACTGACTCCCATTAGTATCAGTAATGATCAGTATTGATCAGAATGGATGACGCTGTGACTGAAGTTCTGACCTCGACAGCAGTCTTGTAGGTTTGAGCTTTAACAGCCAGCGGCTCCCAGATACCGAGAGCTGTCATGTCAGAAAGACATCCGGTCTCTCCATCGACACCCCAACACACACTGTCGTCCTGAGTGTGTTTggcctgaacacacacaaacacacattacttaaaattgtgtatatatatattttttaattggcTTTGTAATACAAAAAGATTTCACAATGAATAAAGTATTAATATGGATATAACTTTAATTATTgacattataaataaagttttccatTACCCTCAGTGATGTCAGCACTCTAATGGTGGAAGCTCCACAGTTCTGGATCAGGGTACGGGGGATGACCTCCAGGGCTTGGGCAACAGCACGGTACGGCCATTGCTCGATGCCTGTCAGAGCGCGGGATTTCTCTGTCAGCCGCTTGGACACTGCCATTTCCACAGCACCACCACCAGGCAGGAGGTAGGGGTCGAGCAGCACGTTACGACAGACCTGCATGGCATCCTGCAGGTTCCGCTCCACCTCCTGCAGACCAGAGACATCATTACAGATTTGAACAGATTAACCAGACTGATTCATCAGTCAGCGGGCCAGTGTTCTCACCGCCAGGATCTCTTTGCTGGCCCCTCTCAGCAGGATGGTGCAGGCTTTAGGGTCTTTACACTCGGTGACAAAGGTAAAGTACTCATCTCCAATTTTCTTAATCTCAAACAGCCCAGCCCCCAAACCGACATCTTCCTCACGAAGCTCATCTGTCCGACTGGCAATGCGAGCTCCACACGCCCTGAAAAAGACAGAGTGGGTTTAAGGGTAAGTTTTGAACTTCCACTGCTTACTGAGAAATGACTGcagtgaaaaatgaaagaaaataaaacgtGTACCTAGCAATGCGGTTGTTGTCAGTCTTCCTCACACGACGGATGGCGGTGATGTTTGCCTTTACCAGGTAGTGTTGGGCCAGATCTGAGAGGAAACAGTTAAAAATTAGcgatttttactttttgtccaCTACTCTGAGTTTCTTTGCTTCTGCAATGTAAACAGGCTGTCAGTCTAATTCATTAAACACTGGTGTGATGGTAACAAGGTGCTACCTGAGGAAGGAATCAGTATTACTGTAGTTTAGCTGTGACACTGGTAACATACCTGAGATGCCTTTCTCAGTGAAGACCAGGTCTGGTTTGAGCCGGATGATGTCCTCACAAATCTGCTGGATGTATTCTTCCTCCATCTGTAGGATCTTGGCAAAGTCTTCCTCCTTACTGATCTCTATGTCAGTCTGCAGACACACTGTACATTAAATACTGAGCTACACGTGTTACAGAGCATGTTACAGAACATGTTGTACCTGGCTCTCCCCCTTCTTGTACTCCAGAGAACAGTCCAACAGGACAATTCGAGGGTTTTTAATCATCCGTCTCATCCTTGGGTGGGTCACATCTTTGTTTACCATCACTCCCTTCAGCACACACGAGTCCTCAATGATACCACCTGGAACCTGCATGCAGCACATGAATCATGAGAAATGGAAGATGAAGAATCAGGTTTCAAATTGTCACAGAGTTAAAACCATCTGCAGCAATTTCACTGACAGGAAAAAATCCTTGAACAGTTTAAAGTGAGCAGCCACGTGTAGCCAGCAACCGAGGATGGTGAGGTAGTCGTACCTTCTCCACTTTGGCGTACTTCTTGATGTCAATCTCTTTGCGTCCGTTCTCCTCCAGCTCCACTGTACGAACAGCGTCGAGTGCGATGCTGCAGGCCAGTTCTGACCAGCGACTCAGAGCTTTGGTGTTAATGGCAGAGTGGACGATCTTCAGCATCATGGAGCGGTCTGATGTGTCCACTGGGGTGCTGCAGGAGGAAGGGTACAATTTAAACTCATCACGTCCTAAATACATTTCCTTAAGTCAGACTCTATGGTAAGCGATCTCTGATAAATTGTGTTTCATAAAGGTTTAAGCAGAGATTTAAATTACTGTtgttctgacatttaaaaggaaaagatggTAAATTATCAAAAGCTGTGCTGCAAAATATGAATGCAATTTCTTATCTCAAGTGTAACAGTAATCCAATGATAATGGTCTGTAGAGTCCTGATGAGAGGAAAACCTCTAAAATGGGTTATATACCTTATTTCCTTCAGAGTTTCAAGCATGTCCTCCAATGCCTGTCTGTAGGCACTAATGATCACTGTCGGGTGCATCTGCTGCTCCAGAAACTGTTCAGCTACAGACAACATCTCTCCAGCTGAGAAACAGACAAGCAAAGAGACAGGCAGATGTTACATCAAGTTACTTCTCTTGCCTGTAAAGAG includes the following:
- the LOC121656675 gene encoding glycosylated lysosomal membrane protein is translated as MAAAAKTRSGGVCVVLLVCVFTSCQSWVHRAETYKRQISVQLNPNSTSPPPGGDLLHVRAVGDNDTLHFLFCSQGAPTLLLVHTNSSSSTVTVNWPEFLARNNSGSLTVEPQSSILYSTAIVFSRLLEYNDVNDTAEATSKFFPPYELQDFIWSHLRLSGPVALLCGANSTFSNGSLCLKLSVFDSEGRAQTWPQLLHSANSSQVEVWLDGIVPRANNSRFLLELQAVGGAYPFSRVDVRRSIDDEYTPTIFKVSQWVSSANGSSDILGFVQWKPVAYLQSLPALENSTSCRYSDPVLQSGEAIASSSALIQGFYSEPEAMGLNVSFGLAGDPFYNNTMFLSWAVLVGIGSPPVDSFSPLVITIMAVGLGTPMVLLLLGGVCVCLHKKRNSSTSTYEPIN
- the cct3 gene encoding T-complex protein 1 subunit gamma, whose translation is MIGQQVLVLNQNVKRESGRKVQTGNINAAKTIADVIRTCLGPRAMMKMLLDPTGGIVMTNDGNAILREIQVQHPAAKSMIEISRTQDEEVGDGTTSVIILAGEMLSVAEQFLEQQMHPTVIISAYRQALEDMLETLKEISTPVDTSDRSMMLKIVHSAINTKALSRWSELACSIALDAVRTVELEENGRKEIDIKKYAKVEKVPGGIIEDSCVLKGVMVNKDVTHPRMRRMIKNPRIVLLDCSLEYKKGESQTDIEISKEEDFAKILQMEEEYIQQICEDIIRLKPDLVFTEKGISDLAQHYLVKANITAIRRVRKTDNNRIARACGARIASRTDELREEDVGLGAGLFEIKKIGDEYFTFVTECKDPKACTILLRGASKEILAEVERNLQDAMQVCRNVLLDPYLLPGGGAVEMAVSKRLTEKSRALTGIEQWPYRAVAQALEVIPRTLIQNCGASTIRVLTSLRAKHTQDDSVCWGVDGETGCLSDMTALGIWEPLAVKAQTYKTAVETAILLLRIDDIVSGHKKKDKDEQMGGQGAE